The nucleotide sequence GTGGAAACTCCTTACTCGGCGGCCTTTTCGGGTTGCTTTTCCAGCGGCAGCCCGGCTTCGGCCATGGCGTCGCGGTAGGTGTCCTCGTACTCGGCGTAGGTGAAGTACTGCTTGGGCGGATTCCAGGGGTTGATGTGGCGTACACGGCGGGAATTGTTCGCCATGTTGCGCGTGGGGCTAAAGAACACGCCCGGCATGTGCATGAGCTTGGAGAAGGGGAAGTAAATCAGCAGTACGCAGACCAGAGTAAGGTGCGTGAAGAACAGGGCGTTGATGCCAGCGGTTGACACGGGTGCAAAGTGGGTAAGACCCATGATGAAAATCTTGACCTGGGCGATTTCGGTCTTATCGAAATAACGCAGGCAGATGCCGGTACCCACAATGCTGATGAGCAGCCACAGGGGAAAGTAGTCGTTGGCAAGCGAGAGATAGCGCAGACGCTGGTTGAAAACGCGACGAGCCAGCAAGAACAGCAGGGCGGTCAGCACAAGACCGCCGGTCCAGAAGAACCGGGGCGAGCCAAACTGCATGATGCCGTCAATAGTCTCCAAAAAGCGGATACAGGAGGGCACGGGTTCCATAAAAAAGCGGAAGTGCCGGATAAACACCAGCAGGAAGCAGTAGTGGAACAGCAGGGCAAAGACCCACAGCCACTTGGAGGAATAATAAATGGTGCGCGGCCCGTTGCTGACTGGGTCAAATTCCTGCACATCTGCAACCGTGTTACGGAACAGCGACCGGAAGCAGAAAACTTCCAGGAACATGCGCTGCACAACACCCCAAGTTGTGCTGGGACAGTCGAATTTTGCCTGCTTGATGAAGTCAAGCGACTGCTCCTGCCCGCCAGTAGTGGGGATGCAGAAGGGCACGGGCGATTTGGCCCAGTACACCATGCGCCAGACAACACCGGCGATGAACACGACTACTGCCACATAAGGCAACGCCACGCCGAACAGGCCCGCGAGCCCTACGGCCGCTCCCGCCCAGGCGATGGCTCCTATGAGCAGCACCAGCAGTAATGAATTGAACATTCCCTACCTCACTTCCACTAAAGTTGCCTCAAAAGCCCACCACGGGATATTGAGAGATCTCCGGCCCGCATGCTGCAAAGCCCACGGTCAGGCCTTACGGCCTAATGAACGCTGGATGTCAGCGGTCGTCCCCAGAGGGCACGGCCCCGCTTTCCAGTTGTTGCGCCCAGCGCGCCAGTTGGGCGTGCTGGTTGCGTATTTCCGTAATGCGCGACTCAGCCAGAACTTCC is from Desulfovibrio desulfuricans and encodes:
- the dsrM gene encoding sulfate reduction electron transfer complex DsrMKJOP subunit DsrM produces the protein MFNSLLLVLLIGAIAWAGAAVGLAGLFGVALPYVAVVVFIAGVVWRMVYWAKSPVPFCIPTTGGQEQSLDFIKQAKFDCPSTTWGVVQRMFLEVFCFRSLFRNTVADVQEFDPVSNGPRTIYYSSKWLWVFALLFHYCFLLVFIRHFRFFMEPVPSCIRFLETIDGIMQFGSPRFFWTGGLVLTALLFLLARRVFNQRLRYLSLANDYFPLWLLISIVGTGICLRYFDKTEIAQVKIFIMGLTHFAPVSTAGINALFFTHLTLVCVLLIYFPFSKLMHMPGVFFSPTRNMANNSRRVRHINPWNPPKQYFTYAEYEDTYRDAMAEAGLPLEKQPEKAAE